The segment ACGATTCACGTCTGTGTCGATGACTTCAATGGCGACGGCACGCAGGATATCGCGGCGCTGGTCTCGCAGCAGTGGGAGGAAATCTACCTGTTCGAGAACGACGGCCGCGGAAATTTCACGAACAAGATCATCTTTGGTTCCACCAACGAGGATTACGGCAGCAGCGGCATGAGCCTGTGCGACCTGAACCGCGACGGCCGACCGGATCTGCTCTACACCAACGGCGACGGATTCGCCTACGCCGACCCGGGCGAGCGGCCGTGGCATGGTGTGCAGTGGCTCGAGAATCGCGGCAGCGGTTTCTTCAAGTTTCACCGGATCGCCAACATGGCCGGCGCCTACAGCCCGGTCGGCGTCGATCTCGACCGCGATGGCGACATGGACATCGTGTGCACCAGCGGCTTCAACGATTGGACGAAACCGAAAGCCGTGTCGGTCGTGGCGTTCATCAACGACGGTCGGATGAACTTCACGCCGCACGTGCTCGCGTACCAGCCGATCCAGCTGATCGCGTGCGATGCCAAGGATATGGACGGCTCAGGCGCGCCCTCGATCGTGACGGTCGGGTTTTACTCGTATCCTCCCTTCGACAACATGAGCCGGATCACGCTATGGCGGCCGAAGCAAAAACCGTGACGGGCCGGCGCAGGCTCCTCGTGACGCTGGGCGTGCTCGGGTTGCTCGGCCTCGCGCTGGCAGGCTGGCGGCTGTGGGCCGCGCACGCGGCGGTGGCCGGCGGGGTTCCGCCGGTGCCGGAGCTGGCGCAGGGGGCGGACGAATTGCAGCAACGCGTGAGGCGCGCCGACGCGGGGGCCCGCGGTTATCTGCACCCGCAACGATCGCTCGCGGAGCTGGCGCGGCTTTGTCACGCGAACGGTTTTTTTGACGAGGCGATTCTGTGCTACGAGACCCTGCAACGCCTGCAGCCGGACGAAGCGCGCTGGCCGCACCTGCACGCCGCGATCCTGGCGACGAACGGGCAACTCGATGAGGCGGCGCCGCTGTATCGGCGTTCGGCGGAGCTGGCGCCAGATTATCTCCCCGCGCGACTGCGGCTTGGCGACGTGCTGCTGAAGGCGAATCGCCTGAGCGAGGCCGAGCAGGCCTATCGCGGGGTGTTGCAGAAGCTGGCCAGTGAACCCTACGCGATGCTCGGGCTGGCGCGTTGCGCGATCGCGCGCGACGACTGGGAATCCGCACGGCAGCAGTTGCAGGGGTGCATCGCGGCGAACCCGGAGTTCGTCGGCGGGCTATCGCTGATGGCCACCGTGCACGAACATTTCGGCGAGCCCGACGAGGCGAACCGGATCCGTGAACACGTGAACAAACGGGAGTTCGTCGATCTGCTCGATCCCTGGGTCGAGGCGCTGCTGGAAGATTGTTATGATCATTACCGGCTGAGCGTGGCGGCGGCGGTGGCCGGGTTCCGCGGAGACCACGCGAGCGCGGAGCGCTGGCTGCTTCGTGCGATCGAGCTGTCGCCAAAACCGGCGGCGTATTACCGGCAACTCGGAAAATTCTATACGCGCACCGAAAACATGTCGGCGGCGCGACGGGCGTTCGAGCACGCGACCGCGTTGGCCCCGGAAGACTCCGACGCGTGGGCGCTGCTGGTCAATCTGCTGAAGTCGGCGGGCGAGCGGCCGGCGGCGTATTCCGCGCTCGACCGCGGATTGAGGAACCGGCCCGACTCGCGCGCGCTGCATCACGCGCTGGGCCAGATGCTGGCGGAGGACGGACGTTACGCGCCGGCGATCGCCGAATTCCAGCGCGCGAAGCAGCTGCAGCCGACCGAGGTGAGCGCCTACGTCGAGATCGCGCTGGTGCATTTCCGGCTGGGGGAAATCGAAGCGGGGATGGACGAGATGCGTGCGGCGTTGGCCGTGCAACCGGATCACCCGGTCGCGTTGGTGATGCTGGGTCGCGACGCGATTGCGCGGGGAGAGGAAGCGCAGGCTCGTGAGTGGATTCGCCGCGCGCGGCTGCAGAGCCGCGTCCGACCGGAGGACCTCAACGCAATGCTGGCCGAGTTTCAGCAGAAGTTTGGGCGGCTGCCGTAGAGCGGGGTTGATGGTTGTAGGGTCGCCGCTTGTCGGCGCCCAGGCGGGCGTCGCAAGCGACGCCCCTACACCGATCGATCGGAGGACTGCGCGGATTACTGCGTCCGCGCGAGCGCGAGCAGGAGATCGCCGCGCGGTGCTTCGGCAGAATCCTTGATGTCCTTCGCGATCGTGCCGGCGAGTTGACCGGCCAGCTCGCGGGCCGCGGCGTCGTCGAGCTTGGCGGCGGTGAGCGCGAGGAGCATCGCCGGTTCGGCCGAAGGCGGATCGCCGGCGGAAGACACGGGTGAATACACGCGCGCCCAGGCGCCGGGCGTGTCGGCAGAAACCACGAAGTAGCGGTGGGTGGCGGCGTCCCAGAAGCGCTCGTTCGCGATCCGGAGCAGGTCGAGTGCGGTCTTTTCGGCGGCATCGTCGCTGGTGGTGTGAGCGAAGGTGCGGAGGCCTTCGATCACGAGCGCGTAGTCGGAAGGCGCGGCGGACACCGTGCGGCCGGCGAGTCGCAGCAGTGAGCCGTCCTTGGCGCGCAAGTGATCACGGATGAAAGCGGCCTCGTCCTTCGCCGCCCGGGCCAGCCCGGCATCCTTCAACTCGGCGCCGGCGCGCGCGAGCGCGGTGAGCATCAGCCCATGCGAGCCGCTGGGCGAACCATCGTCGCGTTCGGCGGCGGCGCGGCGATGGCGCCCCTGCCGCAGCTTGTCGGCGGCGGCGAGCGTCGCGGGCTCCGGTCCGCTGGCCGGCAGCGGAACCGCGCGATATAGGATGTTGCGCCCCTTCGTCGCGACGCCGGGGAACGCGTCCTCGGGAATGTTGCCCGCCGCGGTCGCGCCGTGCAGCCGCATGAACTCCTCGGCCGGCGCGTCGCCGAGCAGGTCACGCAATTCGTCCGCCGACCACGTGTAGGCCATCGTTGCGGCTTCCGCCGTGGCATCTTCCGCGCCGGCGAAATCGCCATTGGGCAACCGCAATCGTTCGAGTGCGTAGGTGAGCGCACCCTGG is part of the Opitutus terrae PB90-1 genome and harbors:
- a CDS encoding FG-GAP repeat domain-containing protein; the protein is MLTLLATAFFSAGCDRRPDAPRTRIARAAYVEDLDRYTPVPIGNSFDGKPWLSHVAIVDLDQDGRQDVLACDDKLLSVVWVRQTAPGVFEESTVAAAVPGAVHVEAIDMDGDKDLDLLIACMGEVFPNNDKIGSVVLMENDGHQQFTKHVLVENIARVTDVRAGDFNRDGRLDLAVGQFGYDQGEIRWMENMGNWQFKSRILLSLSGTIHVCVDDFNGDGTQDIAALVSQQWEEIYLFENDGRGNFTNKIIFGSTNEDYGSSGMSLCDLNRDGRPDLLYTNGDGFAYADPGERPWHGVQWLENRGSGFFKFHRIANMAGAYSPVGVDLDRDGDMDIVCTSGFNDWTKPKAVSVVAFINDGRMNFTPHVLAYQPIQLIACDAKDMDGSGAPSIVTVGFYSYPPFDNMSRITLWRPKQKP
- a CDS encoding tetratricopeptide repeat protein gives rise to the protein MAAEAKTVTGRRRLLVTLGVLGLLGLALAGWRLWAAHAAVAGGVPPVPELAQGADELQQRVRRADAGARGYLHPQRSLAELARLCHANGFFDEAILCYETLQRLQPDEARWPHLHAAILATNGQLDEAAPLYRRSAELAPDYLPARLRLGDVLLKANRLSEAEQAYRGVLQKLASEPYAMLGLARCAIARDDWESARQQLQGCIAANPEFVGGLSLMATVHEHFGEPDEANRIREHVNKREFVDLLDPWVEALLEDCYDHYRLSVAAAVAGFRGDHASAERWLLRAIELSPKPAAYYRQLGKFYTRTENMSAARRAFEHATALAPEDSDAWALLVNLLKSAGERPAAYSALDRGLRNRPDSRALHHALGQMLAEDGRYAPAIAEFQRAKQLQPTEVSAYVEIALVHFRLGEIEAGMDEMRAALAVQPDHPVALVMLGRDAIARGEEAQAREWIRRARLQSRVRPEDLNAMLAEFQQKFGRLP